TTGCATGAACCGGCAACAGCACCGGCAACGAGCCGGCCCCTGAAGACCAATTTCACTGCTTGTTTTATCGAAAGGCAGAAACACCACTCAACCGGACTTGACCGCTTGGGCGCGGCGCGTTCTTAGAACATTTGAGTGCTCACGCGGCGAGCGGCTTGCAGGGCTGTCGACTGAAATTCGAGGATGGCTTCAGCGTTGGTAAGTCCGTCGTGGCCGGTGATGTTAATAGATGCGATGACTTTGTCGTCGCCGTTTCGAATTGGTGCTGTGAGGCTGACGGTGCCCTGGCTACGCTCGGAAGAACTTACGAATATGCCGGTCTTCAGAATTTGCTTGATATCAGTACGTAGAGTCTCAGGAGTTTGGGTTTTAAAGTCCGCGAGTGTCGTGGATGCGGACTCTTCAATGATTCGTTCTTGGTCCTCAGGGGATTTGTGAGCCAAGAGGACTTTTCCACCGCCGAGGGTGAGCGAGAGGAGCTGTCCGATAGGAAATTCGTAGCCCAGTGCGTTGGGGGCTTCAACACGGGAGATGAGGATTCGGTGGTCGCCGGAGGGGACGAAAACTGACGAGGTCAGCGACGTGATCGACGTCCGTACACTCTCTTTCCGTGTTCGGTTATCAATGAAGTAACGCATGCGACAAAGTCTTGCTCCCTCATCCGAAGATGAGGGAGCAGGTCGAAGGCATGCAAGGATTGTTATGATAACGCCCTTATCGCTTAATAGCTAAATAGAAATAATCTCATTAACATTGATTTCCAATCTTTATTGAAGTGTTTTGCTGTAAGCGCCGCATACCTGACGGCTGGGGAAGGCGGTAGATCCTTGCAGGAAATGTGTCCATTATCACCGATATACGATTCTTGATTGTTCGTGCTTGGCGTGTATACGCCTCTTCTCGGCGCGCACACAAGCCCTTGGCTGTGCATGGCTAGGTAGTGTCTATTGCATGAGCGCATTAGAAAAGATTTCACAGTGGCCAGTCGATAGCGTTTCCGGGGCATTAATTAGCCCTGGTGGGGTGGAAACTTTGGGCGAAACTGCCCGCGAATATGACATCAAGTCTGTGACCAAGCCGGTGGTTGCCATGGGCATCATGTTGGCCGTGGAAGAAGGCGCGGTGGAATTAGACCAGCCCGCTGGGCCTGAAGGCTCCACGCTGCGACACCTTCTATCGCATGCCTCCGGCGTGGATTTTGATTCGCGCGAAGCAAAGCGCCCAGTAGAAGACCGCCGCATCTATTCTTCTGCAGGCTACGAATGGGCGGCCGAAATCGTCGCCGATGCCGCCGGTATGGCCTTTGAGGACTACCTTCACGAAGGCTTGCTCAAGCCACTTGGCATGAACTCCACCCGCTTAGAAGGCAGCGCCGGGCACGGGCTTATCTCCAGCGTCGATGACCTGGTGAAGTTTGCTTCCGAGGTTCTCAACCCACAAATTATCCACCCGGATACGCTTGGTGAAATGCGCGCCATTCAGTACCCAGACCTGCGTGGCATCGTGCCGGGCTACGGCATGCACCGCCCCTGCCCGTGGGGCCTAGGGTTTGAAATCCACGGTGAGAAAGACCCGCACTGGATGGGCACAAACATGCCTGCCGATGCCGCCGGCCACTTCGGCATGAGCGGCACCTACCTCTGGGTCGCCGGCGACCACGCCATGGTCGCACTTGCCGACCGCGACTTCGGCGAATGGGCCAAGCCCCTGTGGCAAGAAACCAACCAAGAAATCTGGGCCGAAATCACGGCCTAAAATGCCGAAAGCCCCGGCGATGTGCACTGTGACGTGCAGGGATCGTTCCGGGGCTTGTGCTACTAAGTGCAGTAGATGGTGTGGCGCGGATTAGTTGCCGCGCAGGAAGTTCCAGACGGTGCGGGTGGCGTTCGGGTTCTCGGTGAACCAGGTGTGGCCGGCGCCGTTGACGCGCTGCAGAACGGATTTGCCGCCGCGGTCGCAGCCGTTGAAGGAACGGATATCGGAACGGCCAGAGTTGGAGACAGCGACGCTGTAGAGGTTGCAGTCATTGCGGTCGGCAACATCACGCCAGGTGTCCTCAACGGAGTAGTAGGCGCCGCCGGTGCCGTAGCCGCCGGCGTACTTCATGTGGCTATCGGATGTGCCATGCACGATCAAAGTGTTGACGTTGCCAGCTGAGCAACCGCTGATGACCGGGTTGTAATAAGCGCCCGCGACAGATGCGACTGCGGAGAACACCTCAGGGGCCTGGCAGGCGAGAGACAATGCCATGCCGCCGCCGTTGGACAGACCAGCAGCGTAGATACGAGAGTTGTCCACGTTGTATTGCGAACGCAGGTCGCTGAGGATGCTGCGCACAAAGTCGACGTCTTCACCGCGGGAGGTTTGCGCGTAGCTTGGGCCTTCCCACACCGCGCCGCGGCCTTCAGGGTAGACAATGATGGCTTCATTGCCGGCGGTTTCAGAAAAGCGCATGTAGTTCTTGGTGCGCTCAGCGGTGTGTTCCGCACCACCGAATGCGAACAACACTGGGTAGGTGGCGCCCGCGTTGTAGTTGGATGGCAACTGCAGCAGATACTGGCGGTTGCCCTGACCCAATACACTGGTGGTCTTACGCGTGGTGCCGGCAGCGGAGTTGGAACCGCCGGAGTTCCGATCCGGAACCGCATCCGTAATAGCGGAGGACAGCTGACGGGCAACTTCCGGATTGGAAGAAAGGTAACCGGTAGAAGATTGTGCTGTAGCTAAAGGCGCCGAAAGTGCCACAGCAGCAACGAGGGACGCCACTGCAGTGGCAAGCTTGTTCAAACGCATGATCAGATACAGTAGCGGCTTTACTTTGCCCGGGAAATACTTCGGCGGGAAATGTGACCACTATTACTAAAACGTGGTGGGAGTGAGCATCGGTTAGCTGCGCAGCGGGCAAAACCGGCACAAAGAAAGCCGTGCTCAACCTGAACTTTAGCTTTAATAAGTGGGGGTTAAACCGGTTATTGAGGGTTGCCGGTGGTGTGCAAGTGGGGTGACAATGCGGAAGAGCAGAAAGTAATTCTAAGTGACTGATATTAACGGATGCTGAGCTAATTGCGGTTCAACTTCGCATGTGTCGGGAGCAAAGATTTTCTCGCTGTTGTGTACGAATATGAGCTCGTAGGGGAAGACGAAGCTCGTCTTGCGTCGCACTAACGCCGCGGTGTTCCGAGGTGTCTGTTTCAACGATCCACAGACACAGTAGGAAACCGCATGCGGTGGCGCCCAATTGCCGTAAGGAGATTCGGCACGTGTCAACAGCAACACAGGTGGCAGAAGCTACCAACCATGTGAGAAACAATGCGCAGCATGACATCCATGCTGATAACGCTTTTGCCTTCGCGGCAGATGTCTTGGTCGCGGAGGGGAAGCGCGATCAGGAGATCGCAGAGTCGTACGTAGCGAACTCGCAAGCCGCGCTTGCCGATACCCAACGGGTGCACGTCAGCACCGCGGTGCTGCGTGTCAGTGGCATGCCTAAACGCCTGCGCCCGGCGATTGAACGCGCCATGGTGCAGTGCATTTCGAGCTCATCAGAGTATGTGGTGCCGGGTGATGATCCGTTGACCGCGCAGTGGTGCACGCGCTGGTACCGCGATACGGGATTCGCGGATGATTTGGCATCATTAGCCGCATTCCCTGGCGTTGAACTCCCCGAACCCCGCGCGGAAAAGTGCGTGGGCTGCCGCCAAGTCATCACGGGTACAGCGCACGAATTGCGCGCGCTAGATACCGTGGTTTCAACCTTGGCGGAGGAGTTCGGTTTCAGCGCGCGCGTGGATTCCGTTTAGCCGTTTACCGTAATTGCCGCAGGCAATCTAGGCAAACGGGTCCATGAGGCGTTCTGGGATGTCCGCTACGGAGTCCAGTACACGGGTGGGTCGGAATGGGTAGCGGGAAATAGCGGCGTCGGTCATGATACCGGTGCGGACCAAGATGGTGCGCATACCGGCTTCCAAACCGGCTTTGACGTCGGTGTCCATGCGGTCGCCGATCATGACGGTATTCTCTGAGTGCACGCCGATGTTGTTGAGCGCTGAGCGCATCATGACGGGGTTGGGTTTGCCCACGTAGTAAGGCTCACGGTTGGTCGAAGCGGTAATCAGCGCGGCCACGGAACCGGTGGCAGGCAAGATACCCTGCGGGGCAGGCCCCGTGACATCCGGGTTGGTGGCAATAAAGCGCGCGCCGCCGCGGATGAGGTTGATGGCGGTGGTGATCGCCTCAAATGAATAGGTACGGGTCTCACCCAGGACTACAAACTCGGGATCGTTGTCGGTGAGAATCCAGTCTTCCTCATGCAGGGCAGTGGTCAGGCCTGATTCACCAATGACGTACGCGGTGCGGGTGGTGGACTGCTGGGATAGGAACTTCGCGGTTGCCAGGGCAGAGGTCCATATTTTATCCGCCGGGATGTCTAGTCCTTGGGAACGCAGCCGCGCGGACAAGTCCCGCGGGGTGGCCATGGAGTTGTTCGTCAACACCATGAACCTAATCTCATTGTCTTTCAACACCTGCAGGAATTTATCCGCCCCGGGAATCATCTCACCTTCTTTGATGAGAACGCCGTCCATGTCAGATAGATAGGAAATCATTGTTTTGCCTCCACAAATTTGGCCACATCGTCCACGGTTTCAAGTGCTAGTGCGTTAGATTCTTCAAACTTCACTCCCAGGCGGTCTTCTGCGCGCACTGCAAACTCAATCAGATTCAAGGACGTTAGCCCTAGCTCATCAAGTCGACGCGCAGGTTCGAGATTCTCTAGGTCCTGCCCGGTAATCTCAGAGATGAGCGCCAAATATTCCGGTGCACCGGTTGATTTGGTTTCTGTGTTCTGTGAGGTCTGAAGGTGAGCACGTAGTTGTGCACTGAGGTCATTGGACATGCAACTTAGTCTAGCTTCTACAATGGATGCCCATATGTATAAACGAAACAGGATTGCGGCTGCATACCGTGGGCAGCGCCGGAAAAACCGTGCCGCGCAGCGCCTTTTGCACCAGCGTCTGCATGACCATGAAACATCGCCTGGTCTGCAAAATCTCGACGCTGAGGGGGAAGTCGATAATGAGGGCGTGGACATTGCTTGGTTTGAGGTAGGCAATCCCAATGCTGATGTCACCGTGGTGTTTATTCATGGCTATTGCCTGTCGTCAGAGGCGTGGTGTGACCAGGTTGAGCACTTGCGTAGCAGGAGCGATGTTCGCAGTTTGCTTGTTGATGTCCGGGGGCACGGAATGTCCTCACGCGTTCCAGCGGCAGACTGCACCATTGATGATGCAGCGGATGATGTCCTCGCCGTGATTTTGGAGCGCCTTCCTAAAGACGGCGGTCGCATTGTTGTGGTGGGTCATTCTTTGGGTGGCATGATTGCTCTGAATCTTATTCGCCGCGCACCTCAAGATATCTTCGAGCGCATCTCTGGTGCGCTGTTAATTTCAACGTCCATGCGTCGTTTCGCCGATAAGGGTGTCACGCGCGTGCTGCAGTCTTCAATTGCCGAGGCTTTTTATTCCGCGATTGACCGCGTGCCGCAGAAATTCAACCGCCTGCGCTTTGCTGTCGCCCAAATTGCAGCGCCAACCATTGCCGCTGTGGTTGCAGGTTTCCCCAAGATGGAACGCCTGCAATTCCACACGGCGATGTTGCTGGATACTCCGCTGCCAAGTTTTGTCGGCTACTTCGATGAATTGACTGACCATTCGGAATTTGAAGCCCAAGAACGCCTGCAAAAACTGCAGGGCCAGGTGGTTATCGGTTCCATGGACATCATCACGCCGAAGAGCCAGTCGGAGGCCATCTGCGAAAAGTGGAATAACTGCGAGCTCAAAGTCATCGACGGCTCCGGCCACATGGTGATTTTGGAAGAGCCAGAGCAGATCTCCGAAGCACTGGATGAAATAATTTCTGCGGCCGCAATTTCGAATCACCAAGACTCACCTGCTTAGAAGACTCAACCTTTAAGGTGTTGTTGACAAAACTTCCTTCCCACGCTTGACTGGTTTTCACTACCTCAACGGGTGCCCAAAGCATTGGGCTGAGATGAGCGCTGCAGCTGCGCCGGACCGTTTGAACCTGTCAGGTTAATACCGTCGAAGGAAGCGAGGACATTGGTGAAAACCCGTGCCCAACTTGATCTGCGCTGCTATGTTGTCACCGGCAACGGCTCACAAGATGACATTGTGGCCACTGCCGCACAGGCCGCTGCGGGCGGCGCTGGCGTTATCCAAGTTCGTTCTAAGCCCATTGGAGCCGGTCAGCTGCTCAAGCTTGCAGAGAAGGTTTCTCTCGCCGTCGCTGAAGCGAACCCCGCAACAAAGATTCTTATCGATGACCGCGTGGATATCGCCGCCATCCTCATGCGTCGCGGACTGCCCGTACACGGCGTACACGTCGGCCAAAGCGACATCCTCGTCACAGATGTCCGTGAGCTTTTAGGCCCCGATGCAATTATCGGGCTGACCACCGGAACCGCCGAGCTCATACAACAAGCAAATGAGTACGCGGACATCATCGATTATGTTGGTGCTGGACCTTTCCGGCCCACGCCCACCAAAGACTCCGGTCGCGCACCGATTGGCCTGGAGGGCTATCCGCAGCTGGTTGAGCTGTCGAAACTCCCGATTGTCGCAATCGGAGATGTCCAGCCAGCCGACGTCGCAGCCCTAGCCTCCACCGGCATCGCAGGTGTTGCCATGGTCCGCGCATTCATCGAGGCCCCCTCAGCCACTGAGCTTGCCCAGCAGATCATCGCTGATTTCTCCGCCGGCCTGCAGATGTCGGGGGCGACGTCATGACAGCACATGCCCTAGTCATCGGCGGCGGCATTATCGGCCTGTCCACCTGCTTTGAATTCCAAGACGCCGGATTCGAGGTCACTCTCATCGATCCTGATCCCATCTCCGGCGCCACCCACCATGCCGGCGGCATGCTAGCGCCCACCGCAGAGGTGCAATACCAACAGCAAGCACTGGTTCCACTGATGAAAGAATCCGCACAGCTTTACCCAGACCTCATTCGGCGCGTCACGCAGTACACCGACCTACCCACCGGCTACCGCACCGAAGGCACTTTGCTGATTGGCGCCGACAGGGCAGATGCGCAGCACCTCACCGAGCTCATCGACTACATCAAGGCCGAAGAACTCGACATTGAAGCACTAACCACCAGGCAAGCCCGCCAGTTGGAACCAGCACTGTCACCGCGCATCACGAAAGCCGCGGCCATCGATGGTGACCACCAGCTTGACCCGCGCCTTTTTGCCCGCGCACTTTTTGATGCCGTGCTCGCCAGGGGAGCGCAGCACGTATGCGACACCGTCACCACCGTCACCACCATCGCTGAGTCGGCCACGCACCAGGTCGTGACCTTGAATTCCGGTGCGCAGTTCGAGGTCGATTCCTCCGACGTCATCATCCTTGCCGCCGGATTGGGCGCAGCGAAAATCACCGGATGGTTTGAGGGCGAGCATCCCCTGCAGCTTCGCCCAGTGTATGGCGATGTGCTGCGTGTTCGCGTTCCAGAATCCCTCCAGCCTCTGACCACGCGTGTTATTCGCGGGTTCGTAGAAGACCGACCCATCTACGTCATCCCGCGCGCGGACGGCACAGTCACCATCGGCGCGACCAGCAGGGAAGACCAGCCCCACCCGCGCACCTCCGCCATCCACGATTTACTGCGTGATGCCATCCGCGTGGTACCAGGCCTAGAAGAAACCGAGTTCCTCGAAGCC
This region of Corynebacterium casei LMG S-19264 genomic DNA includes:
- a CDS encoding thiamine phosphate synthase; its protein translation is MKTRAQLDLRCYVVTGNGSQDDIVATAAQAAAGGAGVIQVRSKPIGAGQLLKLAEKVSLAVAEANPATKILIDDRVDIAAILMRRGLPVHGVHVGQSDILVTDVRELLGPDAIIGLTTGTAELIQQANEYADIIDYVGAGPFRPTPTKDSGRAPIGLEGYPQLVELSKLPIVAIGDVQPADVAALASTGIAGVAMVRAFIEAPSATELAQQIIADFSAGLQMSGATS
- a CDS encoding IclR family transcriptional regulator domain-containing protein, giving the protein MRYFIDNRTRKESVRTSITSLTSSVFVPSGDHRILISRVEAPNALGYEFPIGQLLSLTLGGGKVLLAHKSPEDQERIIEESASTTLADFKTQTPETLRTDIKQILKTGIFVSSSERSQGTVSLTAPIRNGDDKVIASINITGHDGLTNAEAILEFQSTALQAARRVSTQMF
- a CDS encoding serine hydrolase domain-containing protein: MSALEKISQWPVDSVSGALISPGGVETLGETAREYDIKSVTKPVVAMGIMLAVEEGAVELDQPAGPEGSTLRHLLSHASGVDFDSREAKRPVEDRRIYSSAGYEWAAEIVADAAGMAFEDYLHEGLLKPLGMNSTRLEGSAGHGLISSVDDLVKFASEVLNPQIIHPDTLGEMRAIQYPDLRGIVPGYGMHRPCPWGLGFEIHGEKDPHWMGTNMPADAAGHFGMSGTYLWVAGDHAMVALADRDFGEWAKPLWQETNQEIWAEITA
- a CDS encoding alpha/beta fold hydrolase → MYKRNRIAAAYRGQRRKNRAAQRLLHQRLHDHETSPGLQNLDAEGEVDNEGVDIAWFEVGNPNADVTVVFIHGYCLSSEAWCDQVEHLRSRSDVRSLLVDVRGHGMSSRVPAADCTIDDAADDVLAVILERLPKDGGRIVVVGHSLGGMIALNLIRRAPQDIFERISGALLISTSMRRFADKGVTRVLQSSIAEAFYSAIDRVPQKFNRLRFAVAQIAAPTIAAVVAGFPKMERLQFHTAMLLDTPLPSFVGYFDELTDHSEFEAQERLQKLQGQVVIGSMDIITPKSQSEAICEKWNNCELKVIDGSGHMVILEEPEQISEALDEIISAAAISNHQDSPA
- a CDS encoding alpha/beta hydrolase family esterase, encoding MRLNKLATAVASLVAAVALSAPLATAQSSTGYLSSNPEVARQLSSAITDAVPDRNSGGSNSAAGTTRKTTSVLGQGNRQYLLQLPSNYNAGATYPVLFAFGGAEHTAERTKNYMRFSETAGNEAIIVYPEGRGAVWEGPSYAQTSRGEDVDFVRSILSDLRSQYNVDNSRIYAAGLSNGGGMALSLACQAPEVFSAVASVAGAYYNPVISGCSAGNVNTLIVHGTSDSHMKYAGGYGTGGAYYSVEDTWRDVADRNDCNLYSVAVSNSGRSDIRSFNGCDRGGKSVLQRVNGAGHTWFTENPNATRTVWNFLRGN
- a CDS encoding HAD-IIA family hydrolase: MISYLSDMDGVLIKEGEMIPGADKFLQVLKDNEIRFMVLTNNSMATPRDLSARLRSQGLDIPADKIWTSALATAKFLSQQSTTRTAYVIGESGLTTALHEEDWILTDNDPEFVVLGETRTYSFEAITTAINLIRGGARFIATNPDVTGPAPQGILPATGSVAALITASTNREPYYVGKPNPVMMRSALNNIGVHSENTVMIGDRMDTDVKAGLEAGMRTILVRTGIMTDAAISRYPFRPTRVLDSVADIPERLMDPFA
- a CDS encoding acyl carrier protein yields the protein MSNDLSAQLRAHLQTSQNTETKSTGAPEYLALISEITGQDLENLEPARRLDELGLTSLNLIEFAVRAEDRLGVKFEESNALALETVDDVAKFVEAKQ
- the thiO gene encoding glycine oxidase ThiO — protein: MTAHALVIGGGIIGLSTCFEFQDAGFEVTLIDPDPISGATHHAGGMLAPTAEVQYQQQALVPLMKESAQLYPDLIRRVTQYTDLPTGYRTEGTLLIGADRADAQHLTELIDYIKAEELDIEALTTRQARQLEPALSPRITKAAAIDGDHQLDPRLFARALFDAVLARGAQHVCDTVTTVTTIAESATHQVVTLNSGAQFEVDSSDVIILAAGLGAAKITGWFEGEHPLQLRPVYGDVLRVRVPESLQPLTTRVIRGFVEDRPIYVIPRADGTVTIGATSREDQPHPRTSAIHDLLRDAIRVVPGLEETEFLEATCGARPGTPDDLPYLGQVRRSLIVSTGYFRHGILLAALGARTAVQLATGQQTSPAIAPCDPFRHASSTLNV